One genomic region from Lepidochelys kempii isolate rLepKem1 chromosome 19, rLepKem1.hap2, whole genome shotgun sequence encodes:
- the FABP3 gene encoding fatty acid-binding protein, heart isoform X1: MDVEALYTNIPHKDGLQAVRNSIPDNVTANLVADLCDFVLTHNYFTFGDNVYFQISGTAVGTRMASQYANIFMTDLEQRFLSSLPLKPLLYLCYIDDIFIIWTHGIEALEEFHHDFNNFHPTINLSLDQSTQEIHFLDTMVLISDGHINTTLYQKPTDHYSYLHASSFYPDHTTRSIVYSQALRYNRICSNPSDRDKHLQDLYQAFLQLQYPPAEMKKQIDRARRVPRSHLLQDRPNKENNRTPLAVTFSPQLKPLQRIIKDLQPILKVDPSLSQILGDRPVLAYRQPPNLKQILTSNHTPYNRTTNPGTYPCNKARCQLCPHIYSGDTIIGPNNISHTIRGLFTCTSTNVVYAIMCQQCPSAIYIGQTGQSLRKRINGHKSDVKNNNIQKPVGEHFNLFGHSMRYLGRW; encoded by the coding sequence atggatgtagaagccctctacaccaacattccacataaagatggactacaagccgtcaggaacagtatccccgataatgtcacggcaaacctggtggctgatctttgtgactttgtcctcacccataactatttcacatttggggacaatgtatactttcaaatcagcggcactgctgtgggtacccgcatggcctcacagtatgccaacatttttatgactgacttagaacaacgcttcctcagctctcttcccctaaagcccctactctacttgtgctatattgatgacatcttcatcatctggacccatggaatagaagcccttgaggaattccaccatgatttcaacaatttccatcccaccatcaacctcagcctggaccagtccacacaagagatccacttccttgacactatggtgctaataagcgatggtcacataaacaccaccctataccagaaacctactgaccactattcctacctacatgcctctagcttttatccagaccacaccacacgatccattgtctacagccaagctctacgatacaaccgaatttgctccaacccctcagacagagacaaacacctacaagatctctatcaagcattcttacaactacaatacccacctgcagaaatgaagaaacagattgacagagccagaagagtacccagaagtcacctactacaggacaggcccaacaaagaaaataacagaacgccactagctgtcaccttcagcccccaactaaaacccctccaacgcatcattaaggatctacagcctatacTGAAGgtcgacccatcactctcacagatcttgggagacaggccagtccttgcttacagacagccccccaacctgaagcaaatactcaccagcaaccacacaccatacaacagaaccactaacccaggaacctatccttgcaacaaagcccgttgccaactgtgcccacatatctattcaggggacaccatcatagggcctaataacatcagccacactatcagaggcttgttcacctgcacatctaccaatgtggtatatgccatcatgtgccagcaatgcccctctgccatttacattggtcaaactggacagtctctacgtaaaagaataaatggacacaaatcagatgttaagaataataacattcaaaaaccagttggagaacacttcaatctctttggtcactcgatgcgttacctagggaggtggtag